The Deltaproteobacteria bacterium genome window below encodes:
- a CDS encoding pyruvate synthase subunit beta codes for MQENIFRINETEYILPGNRSCQGCGLSLAYRFILKALRENTIVAIPPSCLCVLHGLYPVCSVIVPAINITFAGNAASASGIVAALKALNRPDITVLALTGDGGTYDMGIQSLSGAAERNTDFIFACYDNEAYMNTGTQRSGATPMGALTTTTPILTKQEKKKDLIKIMEAHDIPYLATVSPAYPADLYDKFVKAKRIKGTRYIHIDTPCPPGWGYPAKDTVRIGKLAVETGVFPLFEIEDGKFRFTGRSETLAKKGKRQPVVSYVERQSRFKKMSIEQLNRFQHHVDSRWDEFVRRAES; via the coding sequence ATGCAGGAAAATATATTCAGAATAAACGAAACCGAATACATACTTCCCGGCAACCGATCCTGCCAGGGATGCGGCCTTTCCCTGGCCTATCGTTTCATCCTCAAGGCGCTTCGGGAAAATACCATCGTGGCCATTCCCCCCAGCTGCCTCTGCGTTCTCCACGGGCTTTATCCCGTCTGCTCGGTCATCGTTCCGGCGATCAACATCACCTTCGCCGGAAATGCCGCCTCCGCCTCGGGGATAGTCGCGGCCCTGAAGGCACTGAACCGTCCCGACATCACCGTTCTGGCGCTCACGGGAGACGGCGGCACCTATGACATGGGAATCCAGTCGCTCAGCGGCGCCGCCGAGAGAAACACGGATTTCATCTTTGCCTGCTATGACAACGAAGCCTATATGAACACGGGAACCCAGAGGTCCGGAGCGACACCCATGGGAGCACTGACGACCACGACGCCCATCCTGACCAAGCAGGAAAAAAAGAAGGACCTGATCAAGATCATGGAAGCCCATGATATTCCCTACCTGGCAACCGTATCACCCGCCTATCCCGCCGATCTTTATGACAAGTTCGTCAAGGCAAAGAGGATCAAGGGCACCCGGTATATCCACATCGACACGCCCTGCCCCCCGGGCTGGGGATACCCGGCAAAGGACACGGTACGGATCGGAAAACTCGCGGTGGAAACGGGCGTGTTTCCCCTCTTTGAGATCGAGGACGGAAAATTCCGGTTCACGGGAAGAAGCGAGACACTGGCCAAGAAAGGCAAGCGCCAGCCCGTCGTCAGCTATGTCGAGCGGCAGAGTCGTTTCAAGAAGATGAGCATCGAGCAGCTCAATCGCTTTCAACAT
- a CDS encoding pyruvate ferredoxin oxidoreductase, producing MSDVRIITGNEAASLAVKLVKPHVIAAYPITPQTSLSEKLSTYVESGELRAEYVRVEGEHSALTVCISASTVGARVFTATSANGLLYMHEQIHWAAGSRLPIVMCCVNRGVGAPWSIFNDQQDSFSQRDAGWIQMYCRNNQEIIDTIIQAYRIAESVYIPVMVCYDGFVLSHTMMPVEIPEESTVREYLPPYKPHTEISPEHPRTVNPVFFPWRRENAEGVLCDGYMEMRYKLQAALLDSAPVIERASDEFARLFGRDHGGMIWEYLTEDADILLTGMGSIAAETTVAVDALRKEGIKAGAVGIRVFRPFPISEVRNAFARAKMIVVFEKCVSYGFTGGMSTDLKSALYGSEVKAPVHNYISGIGGRDVKARELSEAVASSIEMMERGDRDNKTFWLNCHTG from the coding sequence ATGAGTGACGTCAGGATCATTACGGGTAACGAGGCGGCGTCCCTGGCGGTCAAGCTCGTGAAACCCCATGTCATAGCCGCCTATCCGATCACCCCCCAGACCAGCCTGTCGGAAAAGCTCTCGACCTACGTGGAAAGCGGAGAGCTGCGGGCCGAATATGTCCGGGTTGAGGGTGAACATTCGGCGTTGACGGTCTGTATCTCGGCGTCGACCGTGGGGGCCCGGGTCTTCACCGCGACGAGCGCCAACGGGCTTCTCTACATGCACGAACAGATCCACTGGGCCGCCGGCTCGCGGCTTCCCATCGTCATGTGCTGCGTGAACCGCGGCGTAGGGGCACCCTGGTCCATTTTCAACGACCAGCAGGATTCCTTTTCCCAACGGGACGCCGGGTGGATCCAGATGTACTGCCGCAACAACCAGGAGATCATCGACACGATCATCCAGGCTTACCGGATCGCCGAATCGGTATATATTCCCGTCATGGTCTGCTACGACGGGTTCGTTCTGTCCCACACCATGATGCCCGTGGAAATTCCCGAAGAAAGTACGGTGCGGGAATACCTGCCGCCGTACAAGCCGCACACCGAGATTTCGCCGGAACACCCCCGGACCGTCAACCCCGTCTTTTTCCCCTGGCGGCGGGAAAACGCCGAGGGGGTCCTGTGCGACGGCTACATGGAAATGCGCTACAAGCTGCAGGCGGCACTGCTGGACTCGGCTCCCGTCATCGAGCGGGCGAGCGATGAATTCGCCCGGCTCTTCGGCCGTGATCACGGCGGCATGATATGGGAATACCTGACCGAAGACGCCGACATCCTCCTGACAGGCATGGGTTCCATAGCCGCCGAGACGACCGTCGCCGTTGACGCCCTTCGAAAAGAAGGAATCAAGGCCGGTGCAGTCGGCATCAGGGTTTTCCGTCCCTTCCCGATATCAGAAGTTCGAAACGCCTTCGCCCGGGCGAAGATGATCGTCGTATTTGAAAAGTGTGTCAGCTACGGCTTCACCGGAGGCATGTCGACGGACCTGAAATCGGCGCTTTACGGCAGCGAGGTGAAGGCGCCTGTTCACAACTACATCTCTGGGATCGGCGGCCGTGACGTCAAGGCACGGGAATTGTCAGAAGCGGTGGCGTCCTCCATCGAAATGATGGAGCGGGGAGACCGGGACAATAAAACATTCTGGCTGAATTGTCACACGGGGTAG
- a CDS encoding 4Fe-4S binding protein, protein MEKQDTNIAGICSPAIGEAGKTGDWSDLKPVIDHTKCIPSSKNKAACFLCWLYCPDGVVSMSIPVRINLDYCKGCGICAEECPPNAIRMVRKVECDDE, encoded by the coding sequence ATGGAGAAACAAGACACGAATATCGCGGGTATCTGCTCCCCGGCCATCGGTGAAGCAGGGAAAACGGGGGACTGGAGCGATCTGAAACCGGTCATCGATCACACCAAGTGCATCCCCTCCTCAAAGAACAAGGCCGCCTGCTTTCTCTGCTGGCTCTATTGTCCCGACGGCGTTGTTTCCATGTCCATCCCGGTGCGGATAAATCTCGACTACTGCAAGGGGTGCGGCATCTGCGCGGAAGAATGCCCACCGAATGCCATCAGGATGGTAAGAAAGGTGGAATGTGACGATGAGTGA
- a CDS encoding 2-oxoacid:acceptor oxidoreductase family protein: MYEIIWYGRGGQGVVLASEIVAESAYIQGFKGVTTAPTFGPERRGAPLTASTRISEEPIRTFSQIEYADYAVVLDESLLDIMNIPERLKETGTIIINTSRCLEDLSLNGCHSAVVIDAARIAREQRLFVGGLPTVNTPLVGSFVKMSGLITLDNIQRGIRKKMAEDQAYANFEAIRIAYERTGAPKED; the protein is encoded by the coding sequence ATGTATGAAATCATCTGGTACGGCAGGGGCGGACAGGGTGTCGTCCTGGCATCGGAGATCGTCGCGGAATCAGCCTATATTCAGGGCTTCAAGGGAGTGACGACGGCCCCGACCTTCGGTCCGGAGAGACGGGGGGCCCCGCTGACCGCCTCAACGAGAATATCGGAAGAGCCCATCCGGACCTTTTCACAGATCGAATACGCCGATTACGCCGTCGTGCTCGACGAATCACTCCTCGACATCATGAACATCCCGGAACGGTTGAAGGAAACCGGGACCATCATCATCAACACGTCGCGCTGTCTGGAGGACCTGTCATTGAACGGCTGCCACAGCGCCGTTGTCATCGATGCCGCCCGCATAGCCCGGGAACAGCGTCTTTTTGTCGGCGGCCTGCCGACGGTAAACACGCCGCTTGTCGGGTCCTTTGTAAAAATGTCCGGATTGATCACGCTGGACAATATTCAGCGGGGGATCAGGAAAAAAATGGCCGAAGATCAGGCTTACGCAAATTTTGAGGCCATCAGGATCGCCTACGAGCGAACCGGCGCACCGAAGGAAGACTGA